The DNA region TTGCACCACCTTGCCTTCACGGCCCTTGTAGGTTCCTCTGACCACCTGCACCTCGTCGTCCTTGCGAACGGGGACGGAGCGGACGTTGTACTTGGATCGGAGGTCGCCGGAGAGAGGCGCGCTCATGAGGACGCGTCGCAGGCTTGATGGTGCGGTGAAGTGAGCCTTGCGGCTCTTGCGGCGGCTGCTTGAAACCCTAGGATTGAACTTCATTttcgctctctctctctgaaagaAGGAAGGGTTTGATTTTGTGACGGCAAGGAATGTGACTGTATATATGATATGAAATGAAACACTGAGATTAGGGTTTTCTACTTCCCCTTTTTTTccaatttaaatttatattttcctaTTTTCTGTGTTGTTGGACCGGGTCATACTTCTACCCACCAAGCCCAACCCATTTCAGATACCTTAAGGGAAAAAAGATTTGGGCCTGCTGGACCTATATAGGTGTAATATCCAAAccttattgttttttttaagtaaacCTTATTGTTGTTTGTTAGAAAAAAATATGTAATTCCCCTCCAACTATTTATTAGTTGTGCTACATATTGTTGGTAAATAATTTAAGTATGATACGATTAAAGTATTCCATAGGCTGCTATCATATTTGGATTAGATTAAGGGTTAAATTTGCATTTGATCCATCTAATTAATTATATCGTTAGCCGAATTTAATTTCTCGTCGGAGTAAAGTTGCATTTAGATCACTGGAACTTTTAAAATTCCTAATCTCAACCTTAGTAGAGCTTGAATTGCTTAAGTATCCAATGAGTGATTATATGAAACTCCAACATCATTTACCATATCATGTGGAAGATGACCTAGAAATTGGACGTGTAAAATGAGactaaaatcaaatattttgaaACTTTAGAGGACCAAAAATGTATTTAGTCTAGAACATTATATTTTCTCATTCACTCAAACCTTCTCTACTCTTGATTGGATACCACCATAACCACACATAATGAGACAggaaataagagagataaacgatatatgatatgtgataTCATGTGATCTGGAGGAAGAGATATAGAGAAAACAAATGTGTATATATGTGTCGTTAGTGTTGGTGGTTCACATACCATCACtccaaaaaggaaagaaaaatgcATGTTAACGACACGAGCATATGTTCACTCTTAAGTAGGAGCATAAGAGACCCTTCTAGGAAGAGTTACCCACTAACTAAAATTTTATTAGGCACACGTAGATTCTAACCGCTCCCATACAATGAAAGTTAaactcaatttaaaaaaaaaaaagttaaactcAGAACTTATGATATCAATCCATGTTGCCAAAATCAAATttgttaaataaattatttctaCACTTATTTTACATTACATTTAcgttttattataattaaacaCGGAAAAGTTGAAACGCTTGGAATGTATAATTGGTTTTTAAGTGCCTTCGGTTATTACATGGATGCATCTGATTGGCTACTCATGAGATGGGAAAACGAAGGTTTTCACTTTGATAGCTACTAGATGCTAGTCGGTTGGTACTGTGGTAGTGTGGTTTAATGATAATCTAGTAATTAGGCAATACTCCACACAAattttctttatatttaattagtaagtgataaaaataagaaaaaacgTATAGTGCCTGGAGAATTTTGGTCAAAAGGCGAAATTTCAGGTTATTATAAtcctgaaaaaaataaaataaattttgaaacaAGCAAAACCGAATTGAAGTCAGCATTTATGGGTCATCACATGTGGCATTAATGCCCTTCCCAAACCATATTTATGACCTCCCAAAACCTCCATGGTAGCAGTAATGAAATAGCACCACTCGAACAGTCTTGAAAACTGTGTGTAGAGAgaaaaaattgaattgaattgctcaaggacattacagatgagggGTTGGAACCAATTCCCGGCTATAGAGACCATCTATGAGGAAGAACATGAGTTCTCCTCCACctcttctccctctctttcaCCATCATTTTCCTCTTCTCCTCCATCACTCCCCTCCTTAGTAAATGCTTGGTTAGTACTCAttcttaatctctcttcttccatTCCTTCTAATTGTTCTATTTTTCCTGAAATTTTATATGAATCTATTCAGGTCTCTGGACTCTGGGTGTGAAACGGACGTGTTGATAGGTGTTCATGGAACCTGTTTTCGGTTACACAAGGTATGTTTCATTCACTAGAGTTATTTTCATGATCCATTGAGATTCAGCTATTGTCACATCGATTCGTCCAAAAAAAAATGCTATTTACACTGCATAGACGGCTTTTGTTTTGATTAAGCgcatgaattttccttgtataCGTTTTATCTTGTTGTGCTTTTGGATCAAATTCATTTGCTGCAAGCCTGCAACTGCAAGAATTGGTTGGGATTGGTGTGAAATGATGACTTAAGGTTATTGTATTGAGCGAGCCTAGAGAAAAGCAATCTAATGATTTGTTTCAATCAACAAGATTAGAAATGATTAATTAGGCATCATTTGTACTACAAGTGGGAATCCAATTAATATGGGTATGGTCTACCAAACAGGCTTTATGAATCTACCAAACCTAGGAGAAAATATCTGCCTTCCCCAATGGGTATTCTAGCTTCCTACTAGCTCATAACGATTTTGGCATGCAGAAATTAATAGTCACTCAACAACCCTCAGTGGCGCACAGCCCAGAGTGCCAAAACAGGGGATGGTTAGATTCATGAGTTTAAATAGCTGGTTCTTTGAATAGAATAGATAGTGACACTACATATGATGCACTTATATACATTTGTTATCatcatcttaatttattttgcgGTGGAACTGACTAATTAAATTCTTCTTGGTTATAACCCAGACTGTTATTTTCCTGTACGTAACCTAGATGTCATTATCTTTTTGTTTACTGCACAATAAGGCTTGACTTTGTCCTCTTATACTACATCACAATTCTCAACCGAACTCTGAAGTTGACCAAATCCTTTAAAAAAATGCTGCTGCTAATTAATCGGTGCTCAGCAACCAACCCCAGAAACATtgtcaattttttaaaacaattaagTAAAGAAAAATAGATTATTAGTACTAGTGATTAGTGAATTTATTTATGGATTTACTGCATGTTAATTTGCCAAGTTTTTCACTTTTGTAActactttgtttttttttctttctgaaaaGTCCTTTTAGAATAACTTTAGCTCTGCTTTTAAATCCCAAAAAGGGGGAGACATTCCTTTAATCACATAAAAATATGTGCAATACTTTTATACTTATTGTTCTATATGGCCACGGTTATCTCAATCAGATTTCACTCAAGATCATTGAAAAtttactactactactactactacctaGTTAATACTATAATTTACTACATTATTCCTTAACAGTTAACACTGATTCTCTATTACTCTGGACTTTTTAGGAACGTTTGACTTCACGGAGCACATATCTGAAACGGCAACTAACAGGAGTTTCCAACTTCACTCTCTCCCCACCGTTAAACATAACGGCTGAGACTTTCGCCACAGTTGCTGAATTCTGTTACAGCCGCAAAGTCCAGTTAACGCCGACAAACGTGGCTGCGGTGAGGATTGCGGCGGAGTTGCTAGGCATGACGGAGGGAGAAAATCTTTGCCACGTGGCTGAATCATACTTTCAAACAATGGTTGAAATTGACGCATCCATGGTTCTGCGTTCGTGTCTGCCTCTGCTTCCCGAATCCGAAACGACGGCGTCGCTTGTGAGCAGATGTGTTGAAGCGTTGGTGTGGGAATACGGCGGCGATGTCACCCGTTTGGACGGCGTCGTGGGGTTGCAACCTCGCGATTTTCAAATGGTTGCTTACTCCCTGAACAAAAGGCTGCCCAATCACGACGTTCTGTACAACATGGTTGACCTTTATCTCAAGGTATGTACGCCACGTGTGACCTTACCTTTACATGTCTGCACTAATTCATTAGGATAGCTTTGGTCATTACTATCTAATTTTATGATTTTGGTTCCTATTTTTAAATCTCTGTTTGTATCCTCCACATATAATAAATACTTCAATGTTAATTGATGAGCTAGTATTAACATTTGTTCATAGAAATTTTTTAGGACTTATTTTGCTCTCAGATGAGATGTGATAGCTCACACTTTTAATATAAGATATTCTTAGAATGAAAAACAATAATTTTCAgcgtgagttttttttttttttacaaaaggcATAGTAATTAGATTTGATAAGTAAAATATGTCACATAGATTATTTTAGACATGTGTGAATGATGATGTGATCTTTTATTAGTCACATCACTAATTAATAAAAGAATATTATGAATTAgttcgattttttttttgaaatgtgaaTTAGTTCGAATTGAAACCAAATTTATATGTAAATGTAGAGATCAAAATCATAAAACTTGGATAGTTGGACCAAAACAATGTAAGAGAGTAAAATGAAGAATTAATTAAGAACTTATCTTTTTAATCTAAAGCACATTTCTTAAGTTCTATTTGCATGAAATATTCCCTCatcgaattttttttttgcatgaaATATTGATTTTAATATATGATCTCAAAAATTAAGAATcatttgtgaaggaaaacaaGTACAGCAGCAAAGTAACAGAGGAGCAGAAAACTGAAATATGCAACTCCATAGACTGCACTAAACTCTCACCTGATACCGTGGTGGATTGTGTTCAAAACCCAAGAATGCCGCTGAGATTCATAGTGCGAGCAATGCTGGTAGAGCATCTCCACACTCGCCGCTCCCTCATCGCGGCAGCCACCGGCGCCGCGCAGCCGCAAGTCCAACAAtaccaagaagaagaacaatCACGAACATCACTAGGGGAGTTTCTCCACCGTGACAGTGCTCGTCGCCAAACGGCACAGCTGAAGCAGGTTATGGATTCCACCTACTCTCGCATTCAAAGCCTTGAAAAAGAGCTCAGGGGCATGAAGAAGATCCTTCTCGACCATCAACCtcaagagaaggagaagatcaACGAGAATGCGTTTAACTCAGAGCGTCCAGCGAGTTTCCATTTTGTCCCAGCTGATCATAATGAGAATAGTAGTAAAATACAGAGAGGAGGAAGAGGCTCTGTTTCTTCCTCTGGCTTCCTGCTTCGTAACGTAATTACCAACAAAAATGAGATGGAGGAGTATGATATTGGTAGTAATGGTGATGGCGGGAGCGGAACTCCTACGAGGACTAGAACATTGCGCCACAGGTTCATTACTGGGCTAAAAAATGCATTTCGGATACAGAATTCTGCATCAAATGTGAAAGTAAGTTAGAAATGTGATTGATTCCATCAGCTCAGAGAAAAATGGAGACATTGAAAGAGTACACATATGACATATGATCAAGGTGGAATGGTGGATTGTCTGCGACTGTGACTGACTCAAGAGTAGTACTAATAAAcgcaatttttttattacttcTTATTGCTGTCAAATTCTTCTGTATTTTTccctaagagcaactccaacccacaatttcttatctggtttcttaacacactattcagcactattcctgtgggcccgtattgccacatcagacttaagaaactcctaagaaactgaaccagattttgctccaacccatggtttcttaaattactatttgaagggtcccacccgtgtcccaccatacaacataaattaataatatttattttcactcaatttagatttaacatttaatactaaatcaatacttcaacttaaaaataatttaattaaaattaatacgaatttaattaaatttaattttacttaatatttaaaacaattaaatttaaatatcggcatgttaacttgaaacaaaaataaaaaagtacatgttggctttgcgggtgaatcatctgcggaggttggttttgtggcggaaacataggcgaaggttgcaaaccttcacttgtaggaggtgtttcattgtcgagcagtggataatattgctcataaggattagacattttgagaaatttgagaatttttggacaagagagaaattgtgggagtaaatgttggtgtttcaaatggtctactgcactatatataaggtaaagaagctgagaattgaaaaaacggtCGGTAAAGAAGCTGAGAATTGAAAAACAGTCAGAAAACCggtcaattttaaaaaattcaaaaaaaaaagcccaaatgggcagaaaaccggctccagccggtgggatgaccggctgagccggtcacccactatataatCTATTTTTCCTCACTCTCACCCTCAGACCCAACCCTCAACCCTAGCCgctcctctcttcttcctctcttctctcacgctcagcttcttcttcaacctttcTCACTCACTTTCTTCCTCAAGCTCtcactcaccttcttctttccccCTTCCTCTTTCCCCCTTCCTCTTTCAGGACCTGCAGCGTCTCCTTTTCCCCTTCCTTTCACCCACCACCGCaacaaacacccaccaccgccAACAAACAACCTCAACCGCCAACAGACACCCACCACCGGCCACGATGCAgcatccaccgccaccaaaacccacctcacACCCATCGAAACCCACCTCACCAccaccaaacacccaccaccgcaGCTAAAACCTACCCCAGCCGCCACCAAAGCTTCAATCAAGACCCAGATCGCCCCTCAAGCTTCTGGATCAGACATGCAAGGTGCTTGATCGGTGGTCCAAGAGAGAAATTTTTGCTGCTCACTTTGCTCCctcttccttatttttttttttcatgtaatcAGGATCTTGAGggtaaagttttaatttttattgtaaagtaataatttttattttaaagtttgAATTTTGTTGTAATCAAATTGTTGTTTTGGAGTTctgttgttcatcttcttccaagTTCCTTCAATCTGTTTTTTTCCCTCTGAAATCTGGAGCATTCGGTTGaagaaagtgagagaaaataataatttttaatgctaagaaaccaaaaagcatAGTTGCTTGCAGAAGCAACCATGCACTGTAGCTAAGAAACTGAACCTGCCAACTGAGCAAGCTCCAATgctgaaaaaaataagaaaccgTATCTTAGCAACTCCAACTtggttaagaaaccagcgttggagttaCTCCAACTtggttaagaaaccagcgttggagttgctctaagttttgtttttcatttgcCAATAGGACAAACTACAAAGCCATAGTTGTTGACTTACTATTTAGTTCCGATTGGTCACTTCTATCCTGTTTTGTTTACTGTTGTGTCAATTTAAAGAGAAGTAGTTCTTGTTTAGATGCAAAACTAAGACAGCATATTTAGGCACACTAATTAAAAATTGACAACTCCtccaaataaaaataatagagCATTTGAGCGTGGCTTAAAGAACTATTGTGTGTGACTTCTCTGCAactttttttggtaaaaaacTTCTCTGAAACTTGAGTGGAGCATAATAGAGCATGGTGGATATTGAGTGGAGTACTATCTATGACAGGGTTCCACGGGTTCACTCTCCTGATACATTTGCTATGGCTAATTCTAGATCTTCTTCCTCTGTTTCAGTTTATTGTATTTTGGGAAttgcaattttattgaatgTTTGATTTGGTGATTACGGTAATGGATGAGACCACACACGTGATAATGGCGACAAAGATTGCAGTTATGGAAGTAGACTTGGATACGGAACATATGTCGTAGATAATCATAATCTCTTATTATCTTATTAATAACATGATATGAAAAGCTTATGAAAAAAAGCTCGCAAATAATTTGGAGATGAGCCATAAGTTATTTACGTAAGATTTTCTAAACATGTGTGTATATCTCTGCATTCGCTTCCGCTTCTGCACATACTCAAAGTTGAGGGATTATTGTTATGATACCCGACAACACTAAAGTACCTAGTTAAGGCAATAGATACCAACATCTAAAACCTCATGTTTCTTGGCTTCCACTTTTGTGTATCCCCAGAGCTAGTCGACTATTGTTCTGATACCCGACAAACACATATCTTTTGACATCCACTTCTGCACATGCCCAAAACTACAACACGCCAAGTGACGAGTGAGGCTGTGGTCGTGTATAAATAACACTTAGCGCATAATCTCCATCCAAATCTCAATTGTTGATCTAATAAGCTCAATCGCTCAGGACGCTAATTAAGTGTTTCATTAAttcaataacaataataatattgaCACATGCAAATAGTACCGACACCCAATAAACATCTCATTTTCTTCTATATCTTTTTATtctatcatatatcacattaaTCATTTCTCTCTTCTAGGATGTTTACAAATCATTTTTCCATTCAATATATACCATAACATTGACCACATCTATATAGAATTGTTCACATAATAAATTGTGGACCGGATTAAGAGCTTCGAAACAAGATTTTTAACCCCGTCAGTTTTTGGTATGATGATGAACATGCTTAATTACAAGAGGTTTTCCGTTTTATAGGGAAAGTTGTATAACCCTAATCCTAAATCTTCCTAATGTTTGGATCTCAAGAAAAAACCACTAAAACGTACATGAGTTACTAAAGAAGTACGAGATCCTTTGCGATGAAGAGGTCATCAATGATATTGAGATTGTCGGTAGGATGAGGGGATCGCTTGCAGAATGAGAAGATCACCCGATTTCAATCCACTAAAATATGAGCATAAGTTGAAGACGACCCATACACATAAAAATGCCACAAGAGTGGATGCTCGCCAATACCCATAATCCTATTGTCTTTGTggcagtgttttaaaactcggctcggaccggccggtccgacctCGGACTGGGACTCAGTGACTAGACCGGTCAAAGCCTCACATCTGATCGGTTGTGCATGCCACTCGGCTGGAACCGGtttgaaccggccggttcgatgATTAACTCGGTGACTCGGCCGATTATCGGCCAGACCGGCCAAtcacccttttttttttggtcaaatcacctttttttttaattatcttCCTTAATGTTGTTAATGGATAATACTgtgggttgttttttttttctaacaagTTGTTATTTAATACAGTGGccctttcactttttttttttaattctgtcCATAATAGTTGGTTTTTAGCTTGATTAGAGTGGGCCTTTATTTCAAAAACTGGTACCAGTGGGGCTCGAGCACAGGGAAATATGGCAAATACTTTACCACTATAccatattgatattgatgataaAAACTCGtcttttattattaatattttaacttaATGTTGGAatcaatatttttataattttttaatatacactgagtcaagcaatcgaaccaGTGACTTAATGGTCCGACCAGTGACCCATTGACTCAGTAACCTCACCGAGTCAATGACCGAGCCGAGTCTTAAAACACTGCTTTGTGGTGTTCGCTCGCAAGTCGCAAGCCTTAACTACTCTCAATTTCTCTAATGTGTCCACCATTATCAAAGCCCTAATGGGAGGACCCTTAAACTGAGTCACCATTCTAATCCACAAAACATCTTACCTAAAATATAAGGACAAAGTTTATCATTACTAACAACTCGTCATGGCTCCATGTTGCCGGTCCAATCTAAGAATGTACCTATCCCCCCCTGTTTTATCAGAAACCCCTGTTTTATAAATTATTGACACAAGCACCATTTGtctttttatttgatttgataCAATCAATCAAAGAATAATGAGATACAGGTGTCAATACAAGTAAGCAGATCCATGGTGATTACTGAGGTGGAGATCCCACTCAACTCAAATAAGCCTCATTCCCCAATCCGCCACCGTCACTTTCCACTTTATCGTGACCACATAGGATACGTTGTCGCAGCTCCCTCTGCCACCACCACTTGACAGCGAACCCAACTTTGTCTCTGTgctgcttcatcttcttcttcacttgcCTCAtataggaccacactcaaacCCATTCTTAAGTTC from Lotus japonicus ecotype B-129 chromosome 2, LjGifu_v1.2 includes:
- the LOC130740919 gene encoding BTB/POZ domain-containing protein At3g49900, producing the protein MRGWNQFPAIETIYEEEHEFSSTSSPSLSPSFSSSPPSLPSLVNAWSLDSGCETDVLIGVHGTCFRLHKERLTSRSTYLKRQLTGVSNFTLSPPLNITAETFATVAEFCYSRKVQLTPTNVAAVRIAAELLGMTEGENLCHVAESYFQTMVEIDASMVLRSCLPLLPESETTASLVSRCVEALVWEYGGDVTRLDGVVGLQPRDFQMVAYSLNKRLPNHDVLYNMVDLYLKENKYSSKVTEEQKTEICNSIDCTKLSPDTVVDCVQNPRMPLRFIVRAMLVEHLHTRRSLIAAATGAAQPQVQQYQEEEQSRTSLGEFLHRDSARRQTAQLKQVMDSTYSRIQSLEKELRGMKKILLDHQPQEKEKINENAFNSERPASFHFVPADHNENSSKIQRGGRGSVSSSGFLLRNVITNKNEMEEYDIGSNGDGGSGTPTRTRTLRHRFITGLKNAFRIQNSASNVKVS